One genomic segment of Hordeum vulgare subsp. vulgare chromosome 2H, MorexV3_pseudomolecules_assembly, whole genome shotgun sequence includes these proteins:
- the LOC123424608 gene encoding isoflavone reductase homolog, giving the protein MKKSRVLVVGGTGYIGRRIVKASLAQGHETYVLMRPEIGLDVEKLQMLLSFKAQGARLLEASLDDHRGLVAAVKQVDVVVSAMSGVHFRSHNLHLQLKLVEAIKEAGNVKRFLPSEFGMDPARMGHALEPGRITFDEKMEIRRAIEERNIPHTYISANCFAAYFAPNLCQMGTLLPPKEKVHVYGDGNVKAVFMDEDDIAAYTIKCIDDPLALNKTIYLRPQENILSQNELIAKWEKVSGKVLEKIPIPSDEFLASMKGTDLANQVGIGHYYHIFYEGCLTNFEIGHDGEEEASLLYPEVQYTRMDEYMKRYL; this is encoded by the exons atgaagaagagcagggttcttGTCGTTGGAGGCACTGGCTACATCGGCAGGAGGATCGTGAAGGCGAGCTTAGCTCAGGGCCACGAGACCTACGTGCTGATGAGGCCGGAGATCGGCCTCGACGTCGAGAAGCTCCAGATGCTGCTGTCGTTCAAGGCGCAGGGAGCGCGGCTCCTGGAGGCGTCGCTCGACGACCACCGGGGCCTCGTCGCCGCCGTTAAGCAGGTGGACGTGGTGGTGTCGGCCATGTCCGGGGTGCACTTCCGGAGCCataacctgcacctgcaactcaaGCTGGTGGAGGCCATCAAAGAAGCTGGAAATGTCAAG CGTTTCCTACCATCTGAATTCGGCATGGACCCAGCAAGGATGGGACATGCCCTTGAACCAGGAAGGATCACATTTGATGAGAAGATGGAGATAAGAAGGGCGATAGAAGAAAGAAACATTCCCCACACCTACATTTCTGCTAACTGCTTTGCTGCTTACTTTGCTCCTAACTTGTGTCAAATGGGTACCCTTCTTCCACCCAAGGAGAAAGTTCACGTTTATGGAgatggcaacgtcaaag CGGTATTCATGGACGAAGATGACATTGCAGCGTACACAATCAAGTGCATTGATGATCCACTGGCCTTGAACAAGACAATATACCTACGGCCACAGGAAAACATCCTTAGTCAGAATGAGTTGATTGCTAAATGGGAAAAGGTCTCGGGAAAGGTTCTTGAGAAAATTCCCATTCCGAGTGATGAATTCTTGGCGTCAATGAAAG GTACAGACCTTGCTAATCAGGTGGGGATAGGGCATTACTATCACATTTTCTATGAGGGTTGCTTGACAAACTTTGAGATCGGACATGATGGGGAAGAAGAGGCTTCTCTACTCTACCCAGAGGTTCAGTACACCAGGATGGACGAGTACATGAAACGCTATTTATAA